TTCACCTCTTCCCATTCCGCACAGAGCAGTTAAGCCCTACCGCGCCGATGGTACTGCCGTAACAGGTGGGAGAGTAGGTCATTGCCAACCTTATTCAAATAGCAAATGCTACAAGCGAAAGCTATAAACAAAAGCTCAGTTGACACAAGATGTTAGCTGAGCTTTTTTGTTTTATATATACCTGATCTTTTAGTTTTCTTATTAAACTATAAGTCATGTTTTTTTAGCTTTATCATTACTTTAGATCAACAGGTTAGATAAAGTAATTCGATTACTTTTTAGCTCAATACTTAGATAAATAAGCACTGAAATCTACTTTTAGGAACAATTTTTCCTAAAAGATGAAAAATTACACTTAAGCGTTTAACTTTATTAGCAAGTCTTTTGGATTAAACACATATATCTATAGTTTTGCACTTGGAATCCCTGAATGTGATTTAAATCATTCAGAATAGTTCCATTTTTTGTCTTATAAAATTTGAATGATATTCTAATACTTTATAAGGCAAAGGAGAAAGTAAGTTCATATTGAAACAAACTATATTAGAATGTCAAATCTTGGTAAGATTACTCAGGTTATCGGACCGGTAGTTGACGTGAGCTTCGAAGGAGGCCAACTGCCTGCCATCTATAACGCTTTGTCTGTTAAGAAAACAGACGGTACTGAAGTGATCCTTGAGGTACAACAGCACTTAGGTGAATCAAGAGTGCGTACGGTTGCAATGCAAGGTACTGAAGGGTTGAAAAGAGGAGTGGATGTATTAGACCACGGCGCACCAATTTCTGTCCCTACGGGAGACGAGGTTAGAGGACGTCTTTTCAACGTAGTAGGTGAGTCTATTGATGGGTTAGAAACTCCTAAGTCGGAGGTCACTTTACCGATTCACAGACCTGCTCCAAGCTTTGACCAGCTTTCAAACTCTACTGAGATCCTTAATATTGGTATCAAAGTAATTGACTTGTTGGCTCCTTATCCTAAAGGTGGTAAGGTAGGTCTATTTGGTGGTGCTGGTGTTGGTAAAACTGTATTGATTCAGGAATTGATCAACAACATCGCTAAGGCTTATTCTGGTATCTCTGTATTCGCCGGTGTAGGTGAAAGAACTCGTGAAGGTAATGACCTTTTGAGAGAGATGCTTGAGTCTGGTATCATCAAGTATGGTGATGAGTTCATGGAGAGCATGGAAGAAGGTAAGTGGGAATTGGATAAAATTGACAATGAGAAATTGAAAGAATCTCAGTGTACAATGGTATTCGGTCAGATGAACGAACCTCCAGGTGCTCGTGCGCGTGTAGCACTTACTGGTCTTACTCTAGCGGAATACTTCCGTGATGGTGATGGTGAAGGACAAGGTCGTGATATCCTTTTCTTCGTAGATAACATCTTCCGTTTTACTCAAGCAGGTTCTGAGGTATCAGCCCTTCTAGGTCGTATGCCTTCAGCGGTAGGTTACCAACCAACGCTTGCTACTGAAATGGGTGCAATGCAAGAGCGCATTACTTCTACAAAGAGAGGTTCTATTACATCGGTACAAGCGGTATACGTACCTGCCGATGACTTGACTGACCCTGCTCCGGCAACAACTTTCGCCCACTTGGATGCTAAGACAGTATTGAGTCGTAAGATTACTGCAAAAGGTATTTACCCTGCGGTAGATCCATTGGATTCAACTTCTCGTATCCTTACTCCAGATATCGTAGGTCAAGAACACTACGATGTTGCACAAAGAGTAAAAGAGATCATCCAACGTTACAACGAATTGCTTGATATCATTGCAATTTTGGGTATGGATGAACTTTCAGAAGAAGATAAAAACGTAGTACACCGTGCTCGTCGTGTGGAGAGATACTTGTCTCAACCATTCCACGTAGCAGAGCAGTTTAACGGTATGCCAGGTGTATTGTGTGATATCAAAGACACTATCAAAGGATTTAAAATGATCCTTGACGGTGAACTTGATCACTTGCCAGAAGGTGCTTTCTTGTTCGTAGGAGCAATTGAGGAAGCTATCGAGAAAGGTGAGAAAATGCTTGCTGAAGCAAAATAAGACAAAACAATATAAGACTAGGGAAAGAGTAGTAAACTCTTTTCCTATTCTTTTGCCTTTAAAATCTGATCATTATGCATTTAGAATTGCTAACTCCGGATACTAAAGCTTTCGACGGCGAGGTAGAATCTGTAAAGGTTCCTGGTTCAAGAGGTACTTTCGAGATCCTTCACAATCACGCTGCAGTAGTAAGTACTTTGGTAAAAGGTGAAGTACGCATCCTTTCAAAGGCCAAAGGAGATCAGGTCTTTACCATCGATGCTGGTACGGTAGAAGTGTTGGACAACAAAATTGTTGTTTTAGCAGAATCTATCATCAATGAGTAATAAATCTTTTTCTTCCTAAAATGGGAGGCAAAAGTATTTTATATAAAAAGCGATATAGGAGAAGTCCTGTATCGCTTTTTTATTTTAAAGGAAAACAAGATAACCTCTCTTCTGTGTTGTTTTGATAATAAGTAGAAAAATATTGAGAAATGTGTGAATACTTATCTCTTCTAATTTTTAGATGTAGATTTGCAGAAGGTAATATGATTTTGTAGAATGCGCATTTCCAAATTCATAATTGAAAGCAGAAGTACTGAAAAGTTGTAATTGATATGAAGTTTGAACTAGATGCAAAGTTTAAACCGATGGGTGATCAGCCGAAAGCCATCGAGACTTTAGCTAAAGGAATTGAAGACGGAGAGGAATCTCAAGTTTTGTTAGGGGTTACAGGTTCTGGAAAGACATTTACAATGGCAAATGTGATTCAGGAGGTGCAACGTCCTACACTTGTTTTGAGTCATAACAAAACTTTGGCGGCACAGCTTTACAGTGAGTTCAAACAGTTTTTTCCAAATAATGCTGTTGAATACTTCATTTCATATTACGACTATTATCAGCCCGAAGCTTACATTTCAACAACGAATACTTATATAGAGAAAGATCTTTCGATCAATGAAGAAATTGAGAAGCTTCGATTGGCAGCTACTTCTGCGTTACTTACAGGAAGACGAGATGTAATTGTGGTAGCCTCGGTTTCTTGTATTTATGGTATCGGAAACCCAGATGAGTTCGGGAAAAATGTATTGAAAATAAAGGAAGGAGATATCATCACTCGAAATCAAATGCTCTTTGGTTTGGTGGACATCCTTTATGCAAGAACAGATGCTGAGTTCAAACGAGGGAATTTTAGAGTGAAAGGAGATACAGTAGATGTTTATCCTGCCTATGCAGATTTTGCTTACCGTATCTATTTCTGGGGAGATGAGATTGAACGAATTCAACGAATTGAGCCTGAAACAGGAAAGAAAATTTCTGATGAAAAAGCAATTACAATTTTTCCTGCAAACCTTTTCGTAACAGGAAAAGATACTTTACAACAGTCAATCTATGAGATTCAAGATGATTTGGTTGAACAGATTAAATTCTTTGAATCAGAAAATAGAATGGCTGAAGCAAAGCGAATCAAAGAACGTACAGAGTTCGATTTAGAAATGATGCGTGAACTAGGTTACTGTTCGGGAGTAGAGAATTATTCAAGGTACTTTGACCGAAGAAAGCCTGGACAGCGCCCTTTCTGTTTGCTCGACTATTTTGCGGATGATTTCATTTTGATGATTGATGAGAGTCACGTGACTTTACCACAAATCAGAGCAATGTGGGGAGGTGACCGTTCACGAAAAGTATCTTTGGTTGATTATGGATTCCGTTTGCCATCAGCATTGGATAACCGACCGCTTACTTTTAATGAATTTGAAAGCTTAGTAAATCAGACTGTTTTTGTGAGTGCTACACCAAGTGATTATGAACTTCAGAAAACAGAAGGTGTAGTAGTAGAGCAAGTAATTCGTCCGACAGGATTACTTGATCCAGAAATTCAAGTTCGTCCTACGCTCAATCAGATTGATGATTTGATGGAAGAAATTAATCTGACGATTGAGAAAGGAGAAAGAGTATTGATAACGACCTTGACCAAAAGAATGGCAGAAGAGTTAACGAAATACTTTGAACGAGTGAATGTAAAAGCGAGATATATTCACTCCGAAATCAAATCTTTGGAGCGTGTTGAGATATTGAGAGATCTTCGATTGGGACTTTTTGATGTATTGGTCGGAGTCAATCTTTTGAGAGAGGGACTTGATTTACCAGAAGTTTCTTTAGTGGCAATTATGGATGCCGATAAGGAAGGTTTCCTTCGAAATGAGAGATCATTGGTACAAACAAT
The sequence above is drawn from the Sediminitomix flava genome and encodes:
- the atpD gene encoding F0F1 ATP synthase subunit beta produces the protein MSNLGKITQVIGPVVDVSFEGGQLPAIYNALSVKKTDGTEVILEVQQHLGESRVRTVAMQGTEGLKRGVDVLDHGAPISVPTGDEVRGRLFNVVGESIDGLETPKSEVTLPIHRPAPSFDQLSNSTEILNIGIKVIDLLAPYPKGGKVGLFGGAGVGKTVLIQELINNIAKAYSGISVFAGVGERTREGNDLLREMLESGIIKYGDEFMESMEEGKWELDKIDNEKLKESQCTMVFGQMNEPPGARARVALTGLTLAEYFRDGDGEGQGRDILFFVDNIFRFTQAGSEVSALLGRMPSAVGYQPTLATEMGAMQERITSTKRGSITSVQAVYVPADDLTDPAPATTFAHLDAKTVLSRKITAKGIYPAVDPLDSTSRILTPDIVGQEHYDVAQRVKEIIQRYNELLDIIAILGMDELSEEDKNVVHRARRVERYLSQPFHVAEQFNGMPGVLCDIKDTIKGFKMILDGELDHLPEGAFLFVGAIEEAIEKGEKMLAEAK
- the atpC gene encoding ATP synthase F1 subunit epsilon, producing MHLELLTPDTKAFDGEVESVKVPGSRGTFEILHNHAAVVSTLVKGEVRILSKAKGDQVFTIDAGTVEVLDNKIVVLAESIINE
- the uvrB gene encoding excinuclease ABC subunit UvrB, which gives rise to MKFELDAKFKPMGDQPKAIETLAKGIEDGEESQVLLGVTGSGKTFTMANVIQEVQRPTLVLSHNKTLAAQLYSEFKQFFPNNAVEYFISYYDYYQPEAYISTTNTYIEKDLSINEEIEKLRLAATSALLTGRRDVIVVASVSCIYGIGNPDEFGKNVLKIKEGDIITRNQMLFGLVDILYARTDAEFKRGNFRVKGDTVDVYPAYADFAYRIYFWGDEIERIQRIEPETGKKISDEKAITIFPANLFVTGKDTLQQSIYEIQDDLVEQIKFFESENRMAEAKRIKERTEFDLEMMRELGYCSGVENYSRYFDRRKPGQRPFCLLDYFADDFILMIDESHVTLPQIRAMWGGDRSRKVSLVDYGFRLPSALDNRPLTFNEFESLVNQTVFVSATPSDYELQKTEGVVVEQVIRPTGLLDPEIQVRPTLNQIDDLMEEINLTIEKGERVLITTLTKRMAEELTKYFERVNVKARYIHSEIKSLERVEILRDLRLGLFDVLVGVNLLREGLDLPEVSLVAIMDADKEGFLRNERSLVQTIGRAARNSEGRVIMYADKITKSMDKAISETNRRRKIQMAYNEEHGITPKTVKKNIDMLDQSPAESTTSKESTYYEEPTPTVAADPVVAYMNLDQLDKLIQQTKKKMEKAAKDLDFMEAARLRDEMFELEKLKKKQASK